The window ATGAAGGACTATTAAAGGTCTTAGTACAAGGGTAACACTTTTTATTTTTCTAAAATTAAAGTTATGAAAATTACAAACATCATGGGTGTAGATGTATCCAAGCATACCTTGGATTGTCACCTGTTTGTTCAGCAACAGAGCCTGTCATCTGTAAGTAATGACAGTAAAGGGTTTAAGTCAATTAGCCGATGGCTGCACAAAGAACTGAAGAATACGGAAGGCTTACTGGTAGTAATGGAATACACAGGTATTTACACCTATGGTATTGAACGCTATTTAGAACAGCAGCAGATAAAGTTTGTAAAACGACCCGGCATTGGATATAAAACGTTCTTAGGAATGGTGGAGGGCAAAATGATAAAGTTGATGCCCGATTTATCAGTAAGTATGGCTGGATGAGGAGAGAAGAATTGCAACCAATGACTCCATTAAGTGATGCTCAGCTTGAGCTACAGCAGATCATGAATCAACGTGACAAACTCGTAACAGACAAGGCATCGTATCAATGTAAGCTACATGAGCTTGTGTCACAAATGGGGGAAAAAGTAAATGAAAAATGGTTGCCTCTATGAAGTATGTAATAGAAGTTTTGACACAAGAGGGGTTAAAGAAGCAGAAACTGCTATTAAAGAGGCGATGTGTTTGACTCAATCATTACAAACCAACTATGAGTTAGCCAGCAGCGTAACAGGTATTGGTTTTATACAGCAGTTCACCTGCTGATAGCAACAGAAAATTTTGCTACTCGGTTCAGTGATGTAAGGAAACCTATCAGCTATTGTGGTGTTGCAACTTTTGAACATAGTTCAGGAATAAGTATCAGAGGTAAAACAAGAGTTAGTCACCTGGCAAATAAAAATTAAAATCATTATTAACCATGGCTGCGCTAAGTGCTATACAGCAAGACCCCGGAACTAAAAGCAAAGTATGACCAAAAGGTCAAAGAGGGAAAGCCTAAAATGAGTGTACTCAATATCATCAGGGCCAAACTGATTGAAAGAGTCTACGCTGTTATTAAAAAACAAAAAGTGTATGAAGTAAAATTAGCTGCATAATATTATTTGGTAATATCTTAGAATACGCCAACAACAGCTAAAAAAATTATGAAACCAATTATTTTACGTTTTTTCATAGGGATCACTTGTTTATTTTATTTACCAATACTTTTATTTTTTTTCAGGTTTATTTTAAAAGTGCCGATAAATGTATTTGGAGCTTTTCCTTTCTTACATGAGTTTTGTTTGATATATAGCCCACTTGTGATCTTATTGTTTTCTTTGTTGACGATTGTTTTTGGAGCTAAGAGTAAAAAAATGCAGGAATTGCTTTTTATTATTGTTCTGCTTGTATGGTATCCCATTTATCTAACATTCGCATTGAAAGATTTTTAAATTTCTTGCTCATGATGGTGTCCCGCCAACATGCAGTTAATAATATTAAAAAAATTAGTTGGCGGGGACTCAGCTATCCTTAGTGTTCCAAACAAGTAAAGCTGGTTTTGGTAAACGATGAGTATTGAATAAAAAGATGAGTGCTGTCTGTAGTTATTGCTCATGTTGGCGTCCCTCTGCTATACATAGTATTCCAAGCATGTAAAGCTGGTTTTGGTAAACGATGAGTAATGAACAATAAGATGAATGCTGTCTGTAGTTTGCAACTACAGACAAGATGCAAATTGCAGCCAGTAATTCCTGGTAAAGTTTCACCATATTTAGTCTTTCAGCTTCTGATCCGCTTTTACCGCATAAAACCCTCATTTTCATCCACTTAAACCGCAATCTACAGCGTCTTTTTTCATATCTGCAGCGTCTTGAACGACCTCTGCACTGCCTTTCTTCATGCTACGCTGCCTTCATTACATTCTACAGTCTCTTGAACGATAGCTGCAACAGCTTTATTCACTTCCGCAGTTTCTTTATTGACATCTACGCTGCCTTTTTTTCATTCTGCACTGCCTTTATTACATTCTGCAGCGTCTTGAACGATATCTACAGTCGCTTGAAGAGTAACTTGCAGCCCTTTGCTCATGTTGGTTTCCAGCCTTAGCATACAGTTAAAAGAAATAAGCTGCAATCATATTCCTTTTCAGTTTGCAACATTTCCAGTTTCGCTATCTCTTTTATAAAAATCGAACCCCCTTTTGCATTCACTTTTGTAATTTACCCACCAGTTGGTATTGGCACTTACTGGAATATGTTGTAACTCGCAGTAAAATAGTTTCACATGAACAAGATTATCCTCCCTTTGTTTGTCCTAACCCTCGGCATCAGCACAAGCAATTTTGCACAAAAGAAAAAACCTGCAGCCGTATCTGCAATTATGGGAGATGCAGGTGATAAAGAATCTAAAAACAACAGTGGTGGAGGCAACAAAGAACTCCGCATTATTTCAGCTGAGAAAGTAATGGAAATGAAAATACCTGAAGGCGGGGCTAATGGTGCAGCCATTGTATATCACCCAAAAGAAAAGTTGTATTATGCAGCACAGGCAGGTAATAAAATATTTCCACTAGTGATATTTGATAAGGATGGAGATATATTATCTGCAGAAGACCAGGCAACTTTGATTGATGTAAGAGGGTTGTGGTACAACCCCAAAACAAAAAAGATCGGCGGTAATGGCTACGATGCATTTGGATGGTTTACCTATGATCTCAACAAAAAAGGATTACCTGAAACCATTGAGGTGTTTAAAGAAGGATCTTATCAGCCCGATAAAAACAGTGCAGGTGTGCTCAATACAGAAGATAATGAAGTGCTGTTTCTGGATGGACTGAATATTACCTGCTACAATACGGATGGTACCGATAAACGCAAAACAATTCAGCTCCATATCGGCTCCATGAATTCAAAGGACGGAGTACAGACAACCACTACAGATTTTGAAAGCAATTATAATACACGTTCCCTTATTTACACCGGAACAAAAGGCGCTGAAATCGGTTTGCTGAACATTACCAAAAAACAGGTTGAACTCTACGACATTAAAACTGGGTATATGAGCCAGATCGTTAAACTGCCTGTTGACTTTGAACTGGAAACTTATTTCAACTTTACGTTCTGCAATGATATTTACTGGGTGTTTAATAAGCAGAGCAGGAAATGGATGGGGTATAAATAAGAGGCAGGAAGTAAGAAGCAGGAGGTAAGATGTGGGCTAAGAGTTCGAAAGAGGGCCCTTCGACTACGCTCAGGATGACAAAGAGGAGAGAAGAAAGCCATAGCCGATAGTTGTGAGTCGATAGTACAGATTGTTAAGAAAGGAGAAGTAATTAGCACTATACAATCTTTATTCAATAATTATAAGCTGTAAAGAATCAGGGCTGGGCCCGATTTAATTCTTTAATAACCCCTTGCTTAAGCAGGGGGTTATTAGTTATAAAGCAGATGGGCTTTAGCCCTGAAAAATATTCAAAGGCCAAAAAGTAAACCCTGACAGAAATGTCAGGGTTTACTTTTTATATGAATCAGTTATCAGCTGATTGTATGTCTTGCTCTTGCCAGCGTTTTATCTTTTTCCGGCTGACCTAATGGTTTGTTTTTAGCAAAATCCATGAGGATTGGAGCTGCCACAAATACTGATGAGTAAGTACCGGTAATAACACCGATTAACATTGCGAAGGCAAAACCTCTTGTTACCTCACCACCAAAGATGAAGAGGATGAGCAATGTTAAGAACACGGTGAGTGATGTCATGATGGTACGTGCCAGTGTATCATTGATGGCTTTGTTAAGGATGACACCCTTATCCTGGCCAAACATTTTTGCACTGTATTCACGAACACGGTCAAATACAATTACCGTATCGTTCATTGAGAAACCAATTACTGTTAAGATGGCCGCAATAAAGTGCTGATCAATTTCAAGTGGGAAAGGAACGATGTTTCTCAGGAAAGAGAATACGATCAATGTTACCAATACGTCATGCAGCAGGGCTACAATTGTACCTACTGAATATCTCCAGTCACGGAAACGGATGAAGATGTATAATGTAATTGCCAGCAAGCCGAGAATGGTTGCCCACAATGCGCCTTTTTCAAGTCATCAGAAATAGTAGGCTGTACTGTTTGTGAACTCTGTTTGAATTTTTTATCGAACTGCTGATAGGTTGTTCCTTCAGGAAGGAAGGTTTTCAATCCTTCAAATATTTTGCTTTCTACAATTGAATCAACCTGCTGACCGGGTTGCTCTATCATATAATCAGTTGTAATATTCAACTGCTTA is drawn from Chitinophagaceae bacterium and contains these coding sequences:
- a CDS encoding transposase; the encoded protein is MLIATENFATRFSDVRKPISYCGVATFEHSSGISIRGKTRVSHLANKN